The Pseudomonas fluorescens nucleotide sequence AGGGGCATCCAGCGGCGCCTGCATCTGCGCTTTCCAGCGTTCGACATTATGTTGCAGTACCGCCTGGGACACGCCGGAGGCCGGCAATTCTGTCAGCTTTTTTGCCAGTTGTCCGCGCAACCAGGCGTCATTGCATGCCGAATTATGCGACAGCGCCAGGTACAGGCCCGGACGGTCCAGGGGCAAGCCACGGGCAATCAGCTCGTTGCTCATGCCCAGAGCCTGAGCCATGGCCATCCCGGCGTAGCGCCCGGCCAGCACATAGTCGACCTGGCCGAGCAGCAACTTCTGGAAGGCCTGGGTCAGGTTCTGTGACCGCGCCAGCTGCAGCTGACTCTTGGCGTAGGCGGTAAATTCGGGGGTCAGGCGCGCCTTTTCCGAGACGCTGCCTCGATGTTCATGCAAATCGGCCAGGGTGTTATAGACCAACGGCGAATCGTGACGGGTCCAGACCACGTATTCGTTGCTCAGCAACGAGGGGTGGACAAAGTCGACCGTGGTCAGCTCGGCCACCGCAAAGGGCGAATCGATCAGCAGGTCGACGCGACCGCTGCGCACCTCCTCCAGGGCCTGGCTGCGGCTGCCGCTGTCGAGGATTTCAACCT carries:
- a CDS encoding substrate-binding periplasmic protein, whose product is MPLQTWAAGKCERLVATGSPDAPPYSWRDPQDPKHLMGANVDLFKQVASELGLKVEILDSGSRSQALEEVRSGRVDLLIDSPFAVAELTTVDFVHPSLLSNEYVVWTRHDSPLVYNTLADLHEHRGSVSEKARLTPEFTAYAKSQLQLARSQNLTQAFQKLLLGQVDYVLAGRYAGMAMAQALGMSNELIARGLPLDRPGLYLALSHNSACNDAWLRGQLAKKLTELPASGVSQAVLQHNVERWKAQMQAPLDAPKQ